A single region of the Changchengzhania lutea genome encodes:
- a CDS encoding family 43 glycosylhydrolase, giving the protein MKHLLALTAITSLLAAFLLVNSCQENIFKGNTSDTTKSEISTKKHFKTYCNPIDIDYSYMSHYRAKNNVSYRSGADPAIVNFKGRYYMFVTRSHGYWASDDMSNWTFIKPQSWYFNGCNAPAAAVKNGKIILLGDPSGRGAVIETENPELGDWKTNYAVINVPGGVQDPNLFVDDDNKVYLYEESSNKWPIHGIELDAENYYIPIGEQVDLFNLQPEKHGWERFGQDHDSDLKPFIEGPWMVKYNGTYYLEYGAPGTQWNVYADGVYTSKNPLGPFEYAPYNPISYKPGGFLKGSGHGSTVKDNNGNYWHFSTMAISVNFKFERRLGMYPAGFEDNGQMYVNTAYGDYPHYLPNTKVDNHKNRFTGWMLLSYKKPVKTNSGLVKKEINVVDESEGGFMQEQITDFNIHKINDEEIRSYWVSEANNDSIYVEMDLLKPMSVKAIQLNFQDFNAEVFGRPKGIKQQFVIQSSLDGKTWRTIADYSENVKDMPHAYLELESPVNVRYVRYNHVYCYNKYLAISEFRVFGNGKEPLPQTPSNFKAERQKDRRNTNLTWNKVEDATGYVIYWGISKDKLNLSALMYNKPNYNLRALTTDQSYYYQVEAFNENGISEKSPILFTK; this is encoded by the coding sequence ATGAAACACTTACTAGCACTTACTGCAATAACTTCTCTATTGGCTGCCTTCTTGTTAGTGAATTCTTGTCAAGAAAACATATTCAAAGGAAACACCTCAGATACGACAAAATCAGAAATAAGTACTAAAAAGCATTTTAAAACCTATTGCAACCCAATTGATATAGACTATTCCTATATGTCGCATTATCGAGCTAAAAATAATGTATCCTATCGTTCGGGCGCAGACCCAGCTATTGTAAATTTTAAAGGAAGGTATTATATGTTCGTAACACGTTCGCATGGCTATTGGGCTTCGGATGATATGAGTAATTGGACATTTATAAAACCCCAGAGCTGGTATTTTAATGGGTGCAATGCGCCCGCTGCGGCTGTAAAAAATGGTAAAATTATTTTGTTGGGGGATCCTTCAGGTAGAGGAGCAGTTATCGAAACCGAAAACCCGGAATTAGGCGATTGGAAAACCAATTATGCCGTCATAAATGTTCCGGGCGGCGTGCAAGACCCTAATTTATTTGTTGATGATGATAATAAGGTTTATTTATATGAAGAATCTTCTAATAAATGGCCCATTCACGGCATTGAGTTAGATGCTGAAAATTATTATATTCCAATAGGTGAACAAGTGGATTTGTTCAATCTGCAACCAGAAAAACACGGTTGGGAACGTTTTGGTCAAGATCACGATTCCGATTTAAAACCCTTTATAGAAGGTCCTTGGATGGTAAAATATAACGGCACATATTATTTGGAATATGGTGCACCGGGAACCCAATGGAATGTCTATGCCGATGGGGTTTATACCAGTAAAAATCCGTTGGGGCCTTTTGAATACGCACCCTACAATCCGATTTCATACAAACCTGGGGGTTTTTTAAAAGGCTCTGGCCATGGTAGTACGGTTAAAGATAACAACGGAAATTATTGGCATTTCTCAACCATGGCCATTTCGGTAAATTTTAAGTTTGAACGTCGTTTGGGCATGTATCCTGCAGGTTTTGAAGATAATGGACAAATGTATGTCAATACGGCTTATGGTGATTATCCGCATTATTTGCCGAACACCAAAGTTGATAACCATAAAAACCGATTTACGGGTTGGATGTTGTTATCCTATAAGAAGCCTGTAAAGACCAATTCGGGATTAGTGAAAAAGGAAATTAATGTAGTTGATGAAAGTGAAGGCGGATTTATGCAGGAACAAATTACCGATTTCAATATCCATAAAATCAATGATGAAGAAATACGTTCCTATTGGGTATCAGAAGCCAATAACGATTCTATTTATGTAGAAATGGATTTGTTGAAGCCTATGAGCGTGAAGGCAATCCAGCTGAATTTTCAAGATTTTAATGCCGAAGTTTTTGGAAGACCAAAAGGCATCAAGCAGCAATTTGTAATTCAAAGTTCCCTTGATGGAAAAACTTGGAGAACCATCGCCGATTATTCTGAAAATGTAAAAGATATGCCCCATGCTTATCTAGAACTCGAAAGCCCAGTAAATGTGCGATATGTTAGATATAACCATGTGTATTGTTATAATAAATATTTGGCCATTTCAGAATTCAGGGTTTTTGGAAACGGCAAGGAGCCATTACCCCAAACCCCATCAAATTTTAAAGCGGAAAGGCAAAAAGATAGAAGAAACACCAACCTGACTTGGAATAAAGTCGAAGATGCTACTGGCTATGTGATTTATTGGGGAATATCAAAAGACAAACTAAACCTTTCGGCTTTAATGTATAACAAACCAAATTACAACTTACGAGCTTTAACCACAGATCAATCTTATTATTATCAGGTGGAAGCGTTTAATGAAAACGGGATTTCCGAAAAGAGCCCTATATTATTTACAAAATAA
- a CDS encoding glycoside hydrolase family 97 protein, producing the protein MIVLFSCTSEEKNLLTEVLSPDKNIQVTFFLSENQEPFYTVNYKNEKVIDSSKMGFEFKDALPLSSNFKIKNSQESTTDDTWDMVWGEDAQVRNHYNELKIELEETSELKRKLNIIFKVYNDGVGFRYEFPKQEHLNDVVITDENTEFNLTGDHKVWWIPGDWDIYEYLYNTTKFSEIDALKYYEPGTHLGQTYMPENAANTPLTMKTESGVYLSFHEADLTDYAGMTLAVDTSALKMKSELVGNSQNIKVKRQTPFETPWRTIQIADRAGDLLESKLILNLNDPNTVADMGFFKPTKYMGIWWDMHIGTGNWDYSGAYHAANTKYAKDMIDFASKHKIHGMLVEGWNTGWEKWWDKKNKKEHFDFVTPYPDYDLEEVVNYGKSKGVELVMHHETSADIIRYEKQLDTAFALMKKLGIHSVKTGYVGSIIPEGEYHHGQYMVNHYQKVLEKGIASQVAINAHEPIKATGKRRTFPVAISREGVRGQEYNAWSKDGGNPPEHLTIVPFTRMLGGPIDYTPGIFNTTLKPYAENNQINTTLAHQLALYVVLYSPIQMVPDLIKHYENHLALKFIEDVGVDWNVSKVLDAEIGDFIAVARQEKGTENWFVGCITDENKRIVKVNLDFLDDSKTYIAKIYKDAKDSHYMTNPEVYEISEQEVNNSTVLEIDLAAGGGCAISLMPKK; encoded by the coding sequence GTGATAGTATTATTTTCCTGTACTTCCGAAGAAAAAAATCTTTTAACCGAAGTGCTTTCGCCAGATAAAAACATTCAGGTAACCTTTTTTTTATCAGAGAATCAGGAACCATTTTATACGGTAAATTATAAAAATGAAAAAGTAATCGATTCCTCGAAAATGGGATTTGAATTTAAAGATGCGTTACCCTTAAGTTCAAATTTTAAAATAAAAAACAGTCAAGAATCCACTACCGATGATACTTGGGATATGGTATGGGGTGAAGATGCACAAGTCCGTAATCATTATAACGAACTTAAAATTGAATTGGAAGAAACTTCAGAATTAAAAAGAAAACTGAACATCATTTTTAAAGTCTATAATGATGGGGTGGGGTTTAGATACGAATTCCCCAAACAAGAGCATTTAAATGATGTGGTTATTACAGATGAAAATACTGAATTTAACCTAACAGGCGACCATAAAGTCTGGTGGATCCCGGGGGATTGGGATATTTATGAATATTTGTACAATACTACTAAATTTTCAGAAATTGATGCCTTAAAATACTATGAGCCGGGAACACATTTAGGGCAAACTTATATGCCTGAAAATGCCGCAAATACCCCACTGACCATGAAAACAGAGTCTGGGGTGTATTTAAGTTTCCATGAAGCAGATTTAACGGATTATGCAGGCATGACTTTAGCGGTGGACACCTCAGCATTAAAAATGAAAAGCGAGTTGGTAGGTAATAGTCAAAACATAAAAGTAAAACGTCAAACGCCTTTCGAAACGCCTTGGCGAACCATTCAAATTGCAGATAGAGCAGGCGATTTATTGGAGTCTAAACTTATTTTGAATCTTAATGACCCAAATACCGTAGCCGATATGGGTTTTTTCAAACCCACAAAATATATGGGTATTTGGTGGGACATGCATATAGGAACTGGCAATTGGGATTATTCAGGAGCATACCATGCCGCTAACACAAAATATGCCAAGGACATGATAGACTTTGCTTCCAAACACAAGATACACGGGATGCTGGTAGAAGGCTGGAATACCGGTTGGGAAAAATGGTGGGATAAAAAGAACAAGAAAGAGCATTTCGATTTTGTAACCCCTTATCCTGATTATGACTTAGAAGAAGTTGTAAACTATGGAAAATCAAAAGGTGTAGAATTGGTGATGCATCATGAAACTTCGGCAGATATTATACGTTATGAAAAGCAATTGGATACCGCTTTTGCATTGATGAAAAAACTTGGAATTCATTCAGTAAAAACAGGTTATGTAGGCAGTATCATTCCAGAAGGTGAATATCATCATGGGCAATATATGGTCAACCATTACCAAAAAGTTCTGGAAAAAGGCATAGCATCCCAAGTGGCGATAAATGCACACGAACCCATAAAGGCAACTGGCAAAAGACGCACATTTCCGGTAGCTATTTCGCGTGAAGGCGTTCGTGGGCAAGAGTACAATGCATGGTCCAAAGACGGTGGCAATCCGCCAGAACACTTAACTATTGTACCGTTTACGCGTATGCTGGGTGGCCCTATAGATTATACCCCGGGAATTTTTAATACGACGTTAAAACCGTATGCCGAAAACAATCAAATCAATACCACTTTGGCCCACCAATTGGCTTTGTATGTGGTTTTGTACAGCCCGATCCAAATGGTGCCAGATTTAATCAAGCATTATGAAAACCATCTGGCTTTAAAATTCATTGAAGATGTTGGTGTAGATTGGAACGTCTCTAAAGTTTTAGACGCTGAGATTGGTGATTTTATTGCTGTTGCTCGCCAAGAAAAAGGGACAGAAAACTGGTTTGTGGGTTGTATAACCGATGAAAATAAACGCATTGTTAAAGTGAACTTGGATTTTTTAGATGATAGTAAAACTTATATTGCCAAAATATATAAGGACGCCAAAGATTCACATTATATGACCAATCCTGAAGTTTATGAAATCTCTGAACAAGAGGTCAATAACAGCACTGTTTTGGAAATCGATTTAGCCGCCGGTGGTGGGTGTGCTATATCATTAATGCCAAAAAAATAA
- a CDS encoding head GIN domain-containing protein encodes MTTLTKIILATLLSLTLFSCNFDMRLQPGVRGNGNVQMEDRTINEPFTAIEASEGLDVYLTQDNTASVTIEADENLHDIIITEVENNVLKIHTSENIGKSTSKKVHVTFKSISKIKATSGSDVYSTNTISVDDLQLKTTSGSDMTLDVNTSNLICKATSGSDLRVSGKTTTLSAEATSGSDIKASDLIAQSSNVKATSGADISVNTAKELTAKATSGGDIKYYGNPEIVNTEDGTSGSIRKQ; translated from the coding sequence ATGACAACATTAACAAAAATTATTTTAGCCACTTTATTAAGTTTAACCCTCTTTTCCTGCAATTTTGATATGCGTCTTCAACCTGGCGTAAGAGGTAATGGAAACGTTCAAATGGAGGATAGAACCATTAATGAACCTTTTACCGCAATCGAAGCCAGTGAGGGTTTAGATGTGTATTTAACTCAAGACAATACTGCCAGTGTCACCATTGAAGCCGATGAGAATCTGCACGACATTATCATTACAGAGGTTGAAAACAATGTTCTAAAAATTCACACCTCAGAAAATATTGGAAAATCAACGTCGAAGAAAGTACATGTCACCTTTAAATCAATTTCAAAAATTAAAGCGACTAGCGGGAGCGATGTTTACTCAACGAACACTATTTCAGTAGATGACTTACAACTTAAAACGACTAGTGGTAGTGATATGACCTTAGATGTAAATACCTCAAACTTAATTTGTAAAGCAACCAGTGGAAGTGACTTAAGAGTGTCTGGAAAGACGACTACCCTAAGTGCAGAAGCTACTAGTGGAAGTGATATAAAAGCTTCAGATTTAATAGCACAATCCAGTAATGTGAAGGCCACCAGTGGCGCAGATATTAGTGTTAATACTGCTAAAGAGCTAACAGCGAAAGCGACTAGTGGTGGCGATATTAAATATTACGGCAATCCAGAAATCGTGAATACAGAAGATGGCACTTCTGGCAGTATTAGAAAGCAATAG
- a CDS encoding DUF4870 domain-containing protein → MIDNHQKNIATFIHLSTFSRFIVPFGNFIGPIILWVTNKEKSEFIDANGKQAINFQISILLYAVILGTLTIPFFIFKLFNGIDFIDFNGFHDFHINIGKPSPLLYVGGALGVLAVIGFILELVFIVIASLKARDGEVYKYPLTINFLK, encoded by the coding sequence ATGATAGATAATCATCAAAAAAACATCGCCACTTTCATTCATTTGTCCACCTTTAGTAGATTTATAGTTCCGTTTGGAAATTTTATAGGCCCTATTATTTTATGGGTAACCAATAAGGAAAAATCTGAATTTATAGATGCTAATGGTAAACAAGCCATCAATTTTCAAATTAGCATTTTGTTGTACGCAGTAATTTTAGGCACTTTAACAATTCCGTTTTTCATATTTAAACTTTTTAACGGCATTGATTTTATAGATTTTAATGGGTTTCATGATTTTCATATTAATATTGGGAAACCCTCACCCCTACTTTATGTAGGTGGCGCACTTGGTGTTTTGGCAGTAATCGGGTTTATACTCGAACTCGTTTTTATCGTGATTGCAAGTTTAAAAGCGAGAGATGGCGAAGTGTATAAATACCCATTAACTATCAATTTTTTAAAATAA
- a CDS encoding endonuclease/exonuclease/phosphatase family protein has protein sequence MKNICCFFILFSCLGVLFGQETTKVMTYNIKLDYPKGGESSWNNRKESVMGQINFYEPDIFGVQEALPNQMKYMDSTLVNYNYVGVGRDDGKNKGEYSAIFYKRNAFKILESSTFWLSETPGNVSMGWDAVCNRICTYVLLENKNSNERLWVFNTHFDHVGKIARMESSKLILQKINNLNSENLPVILMGDLNLTPETKSIQIIKTVLQDAIEVSKTKPFGPSGTFNGFHFDRPVTKRIDYIFVSNNINVYKYAILSDSKDCKYLSDHLPVYIEIQLIN, from the coding sequence ATGAAAAACATTTGCTGTTTTTTTATATTGTTCAGTTGCTTGGGCGTTTTGTTTGGTCAAGAGACCACAAAAGTAATGACTTATAATATTAAACTGGATTATCCGAAAGGAGGGGAGAGCAGTTGGAATAATCGGAAGGAATCTGTGATGGGTCAAATTAATTTCTACGAACCAGATATTTTTGGTGTTCAGGAAGCTTTACCAAATCAAATGAAATACATGGATAGTACGCTGGTAAACTATAATTATGTAGGCGTTGGTCGTGATGATGGTAAAAATAAAGGGGAGTATTCCGCTATTTTTTATAAAAGGAACGCATTCAAGATCTTAGAAAGTTCAACATTTTGGTTGTCTGAAACACCAGGGAATGTGTCAATGGGCTGGGATGCCGTTTGTAATCGTATTTGTACGTATGTTCTTTTGGAAAATAAAAATTCGAATGAGCGTCTTTGGGTATTCAATACACATTTTGATCATGTTGGGAAAATTGCACGTATGGAAAGCTCTAAATTAATTCTTCAAAAAATAAACAATTTAAACAGTGAAAATCTTCCTGTAATTTTAATGGGTGACCTTAATTTAACACCCGAGACCAAGAGCATTCAAATCATAAAAACTGTGTTACAAGATGCTATTGAGGTTTCAAAAACAAAACCATTTGGACCATCTGGTACATTTAATGGATTTCATTTTGACCGGCCAGTTACCAAAAGAATTGATTATATTTTTGTAAGTAATAATATTAACGTCTATAAATATGCGATATTGAGTGATTCTAAAGATTGTAAATACCTTTCAGATCATTTACCTGTTTATATAGAAATTCAATTAATTAACTAA
- a CDS encoding PadR family transcriptional regulator: MKIENTKAQMRKGVLEFCILSVLKDDDAYVAEILGTLKDAKLLVVEGTIYPLLTRLKNAGLLNYRWEESTSGPPRKYYGLTETGKLFLKELNTTWSELQNAVNIVTSQKTTNNE; the protein is encoded by the coding sequence ATGAAGATAGAAAACACAAAAGCACAGATGCGCAAAGGCGTGCTAGAGTTCTGCATACTATCGGTCTTAAAAGACGACGATGCTTATGTTGCAGAAATACTGGGCACCTTAAAGGACGCTAAGTTGCTTGTGGTTGAGGGAACTATTTACCCACTACTTACACGACTTAAAAACGCCGGTCTTTTGAATTACCGATGGGAAGAATCGACTTCCGGACCACCAAGAAAGTATTACGGTTTAACAGAAACCGGAAAGTTATTTTTAAAAGAACTGAACACGACTTGGAGTGAATTACAGAATGCAGTAAATATAGTAACAAGCCAAAAAACAACTAACAATGAATAA
- a CDS encoding PspC domain-containing protein, translated as MNKTVNINLAGIFFHIDEDAYLKLQRYLEAIKRSFTDSQGRSEIISDIESRIAELFNERVENDKQVIRIKEVDEVISIMGQPEDYLVDDEIFEDEPQSTYTKKTSTSRKLFRDTDNSYIGGVSSGLAHYFGIDAIWIRLAWILLIFGAGTGILLYILLWILVPEAKTTAEKIMMTGEPVNISNIEKKIKDGFDSVSDVAKNVTDSVSVAAKNVSDSVSNAAKNVDLPKQGNRIKSSSRTFFDTIGEIIMFFFKVFAKFIGIILLIIGAATLIGLIIALFSIGVADVIHIPGLDLVDVVNAGNTPVWLVSLLVFFAVGIPFFLLSYLGLKILVNNLKSIGRIAKFTLLGLWLISIIGLTVVGIRQASAHAFNERVIDKKEFNIISNDTLNVKMISNDVYGDDSYRRHSAFRVAHNENGEKTIYSSDIEIIVKSTTDSLATISIEKSADGRNYDQAIARAKNINYSYTQHGDTLLLDAYLTTDPDNKFSDQEITIILHLPEGSVVNFNKNTKSYLNYRKYNDNIVSSNDVSHYLKIEEDDIACLDCPSEYEIDVDLEDDDGSLKIDNDGLEVTVDSSGLVIDKNGLKANSETVRVNIDQNGISIKSDDD; from the coding sequence ATGAATAAGACAGTCAACATAAATTTAGCAGGTATATTTTTTCATATAGATGAGGATGCATACTTAAAATTACAGCGCTATCTTGAGGCTATAAAACGTTCATTTACAGACTCTCAAGGACGATCTGAAATCATATCTGATATAGAATCGCGTATAGCAGAACTTTTTAACGAGCGCGTAGAAAATGATAAACAGGTCATCCGAATTAAAGAGGTAGATGAAGTGATCTCGATTATGGGACAACCTGAAGATTACTTAGTCGATGACGAGATTTTTGAAGATGAACCTCAAAGCACTTACACTAAAAAAACGAGCACATCTCGGAAATTGTTTAGAGATACAGACAACTCTTATATAGGTGGCGTATCCTCTGGATTGGCACATTATTTTGGAATTGACGCCATATGGATTAGACTCGCCTGGATCCTTTTAATATTTGGTGCTGGTACTGGAATTCTACTCTATATTTTGTTATGGATTTTAGTTCCTGAGGCAAAAACTACTGCCGAAAAAATAATGATGACCGGAGAACCCGTAAACATTTCGAACATCGAAAAAAAAATTAAAGACGGGTTTGACAGTGTTTCCGATGTTGCCAAAAATGTAACCGATTCGGTTTCGGTAGCAGCGAAAAACGTTTCAGACTCAGTTTCGAATGCCGCTAAAAATGTCGATTTACCGAAACAAGGCAACCGAATAAAATCGTCTTCAAGAACTTTTTTCGATACTATTGGTGAAATCATCATGTTTTTCTTTAAAGTGTTTGCAAAGTTCATTGGCATTATCTTACTTATAATTGGAGCAGCTACTTTAATAGGGCTGATTATTGCTTTATTTTCAATAGGTGTCGCCGATGTGATTCATATTCCAGGTTTAGATCTAGTAGATGTTGTAAATGCTGGTAACACGCCAGTTTGGTTGGTATCTTTACTTGTGTTTTTCGCCGTTGGGATTCCATTTTTCTTACTCTCGTATTTAGGATTGAAAATATTAGTTAACAACCTAAAATCTATTGGAAGAATTGCAAAATTCACACTTTTGGGCTTATGGTTAATTTCTATTATTGGTCTAACCGTTGTTGGAATAAGACAAGCGAGTGCGCATGCTTTTAATGAGCGGGTTATTGACAAGAAGGAATTTAATATTATTTCGAACGACACGCTGAATGTGAAAATGATAAGCAATGATGTGTATGGTGATGATTCCTATCGACGACATTCTGCTTTTAGAGTCGCCCACAATGAAAACGGTGAAAAAACCATATACTCATCAGATATAGAAATTATAGTGAAATCTACCACAGATAGTCTTGCGACTATAAGTATTGAAAAAAGTGCAGACGGCAGGAATTACGACCAAGCCATAGCGCGCGCTAAAAACATTAACTACAGCTATACACAACATGGTGATACATTGCTCCTAGACGCTTATTTAACTACAGATCCAGATAATAAGTTTAGCGACCAAGAAATCACTATTATTCTTCATTTACCCGAAGGATCGGTAGTTAACTTTAATAAGAATACCAAGTCTTATTTGAATTACAGAAAATACAACGACAACATTGTATCTTCTAATGATGTAAGTCATTATTTAAAAATTGAAGAAGATGACATCGCGTGTTTGGATTGCCCGAGTGAATACGAAATAGATGTGGACTTAGAAGATGACGATGGGTCATTAAAAATAGATAATGACGGCTTAGAAGTAACGGTTGATAGCTCTGGTTTAGTTATAGATAAAAATGGTTTGAAAGCCAATAGCGAAACCGTACGAGTGAATATTGACCAAAATGGGATTAGCATAAAATCGGATGACGATTAA
- a CDS encoding DUF4442 domain-containing protein — translation MTLTRRKLNTYTMFKLPAAYLCGVRTKYIDNEKCIVGVRFKWINQNPFKSMFWAVQGMAAEFSTGALMISKIQESGKRVSMLVTTNNATFSKKAIGKINFTCNEGKAVDEVLEKAIETGEGQTLWMQSVGKNEDGVIVSTFNFEWSVKVKQ, via the coding sequence ATGACCTTAACACGAAGAAAACTAAATACTTACACCATGTTTAAGCTGCCAGCAGCCTATTTATGTGGCGTAAGAACTAAATATATTGATAATGAAAAATGTATAGTAGGTGTTAGATTCAAATGGATAAACCAAAACCCATTTAAGTCTATGTTTTGGGCCGTACAAGGTATGGCGGCAGAGTTTTCAACAGGAGCATTAATGATTTCTAAAATCCAAGAATCAGGTAAACGCGTGTCTATGCTAGTCACAACAAATAATGCAACATTTAGTAAAAAAGCAATAGGTAAAATCAATTTTACATGTAATGAAGGAAAAGCCGTTGACGAAGTTCTTGAAAAAGCTATAGAAACAGGAGAAGGGCAAACACTTTGGATGCAATCTGTTGGTAAAAATGAAGATGGTGTTATAGTTTCAACTTTTAATTTTGAATGGAGCGTGAAAGTGAAACAGTAA
- a CDS encoding sugar porter family MFS transporter: protein MNKKTFLLLIAAVSALGGLLFGYDTGVINGAQYYLSKHFDLDSAMKGWVVGSALLGCLVGAIVAGPLSIKFGRKYSLIISAVLFSISAYGSGLPSIFPESVSLLVFFRIIGGLGIGIASMNAPMYIAEIAPSSIRGKMVTYYQLAIVVGFFVVFLVTYFIGNNLSEEQNIAFGWKRMFWSELIPSCLFLILLFFVPKSPRWLALKGKDDDALATLVKIHGPEQANKEILEIRHSLKTSDKTHKVNYFSKVILGIIVIGTTLSVLQQFTGINAVLYYGADIFEKSLGFGKEDVLAQQILLAFINLIFTFIAMFTVDKFGRKPLIYIGSIGMIGGFLLLGISLQQQAVGIISLLGVLLFIASFALSMGPVVWVLLSEMFPNKIRSVAMSVAVAGQWAANYVVSQSFPMVMDSKVNNSASWNGSLPYFIFIAFIIVIIIITYKYIPETKGKTLEEIEGFWK, encoded by the coding sequence ATGAATAAAAAAACTTTTTTATTATTAATAGCGGCAGTGTCTGCATTAGGCGGATTATTATTTGGCTATGATACCGGTGTCATTAATGGTGCTCAATATTATTTAAGTAAACATTTCGATTTAGATTCGGCAATGAAAGGTTGGGTTGTAGGAAGTGCTCTTTTAGGATGTTTAGTTGGCGCCATTGTAGCTGGCCCTTTAAGTATAAAATTTGGCAGAAAATACTCTTTAATAATTTCAGCTGTGCTATTTTCAATTTCAGCCTATGGTTCTGGTTTGCCATCGATTTTTCCAGAATCCGTTTCTTTATTGGTCTTTTTTAGAATTATAGGAGGTCTTGGTATTGGTATTGCATCTATGAATGCACCCATGTATATTGCAGAGATTGCACCAAGTAGCATAAGAGGTAAAATGGTTACTTATTACCAATTGGCAATAGTTGTTGGTTTTTTTGTGGTGTTTTTAGTAACCTATTTTATTGGAAATAATTTATCTGAAGAACAAAACATAGCATTTGGATGGAAACGTATGTTTTGGTCGGAATTAATTCCAAGTTGTCTCTTTTTAATATTGCTGTTCTTTGTGCCTAAAAGTCCACGTTGGTTGGCGCTTAAAGGAAAAGATGATGATGCTTTGGCAACATTGGTAAAAATACATGGTCCGGAGCAAGCTAACAAAGAGATATTAGAAATTAGACACTCACTAAAAACAAGTGATAAGACTCATAAGGTGAATTACTTTTCAAAAGTAATATTGGGAATCATTGTTATAGGAACTACTTTGTCTGTTTTACAGCAGTTTACAGGAATTAATGCCGTACTATATTACGGTGCGGATATTTTTGAAAAATCATTAGGATTTGGGAAAGAAGACGTTTTGGCACAACAAATACTACTAGCGTTTATTAATCTAATATTCACTTTTATTGCGATGTTTACTGTAGATAAATTTGGTAGAAAACCATTAATATATATTGGATCCATAGGAATGATTGGCGGGTTTTTATTATTAGGAATCTCTTTACAACAACAAGCTGTTGGGATTATATCTTTGCTTGGCGTGCTCCTTTTTATAGCGTCATTTGCACTTTCCATGGGACCAGTAGTTTGGGTCTTGCTATCAGAAATGTTTCCAAATAAAATACGCAGCGTTGCCATGTCTGTTGCAGTAGCAGGACAATGGGCAGCAAATTATGTGGTTTCGCAATCTTTCCCTATGGTTATGGATAGCAAAGTAAATAATAGTGCTTCTTGGAATGGTTCGTTACCCTATTTTATATTTATTGCATTTATTATTGTTATTATAATTATTACTTATAAATATATCCCTGAAACTAAAGGAAAAACTCTTGAGGAAATTGAAGGATTTTGGAAGTAA